A single genomic interval of Bradyrhizobium japonicum USDA 6 harbors:
- a CDS encoding amidase domain-containing protein: protein MTYDRTKALAYARKYWTKSCSDGYIGVREATPYVKVPNGTIFVRTDTNETARRPDGMEIDNVDDCAHFLSCCLGHEANEAGGGLPIRRDFPSAIYGVISARRLFSTLTEDGLIETILEKANHTQTANKLSQLAAGDLIFYWDPSANAYGHSAMYLADAKKRIACHTRCRCDQTNETGQEWDSVAITNVSYTLARVRDTAPLVA, encoded by the coding sequence ATGACATACGATCGTACCAAGGCGCTCGCGTACGCCCGCAAGTATTGGACGAAGTCATGCTCTGATGGATACATCGGCGTTCGCGAAGCAACTCCTTACGTTAAGGTTCCGAACGGGACCATCTTCGTCCGCACTGACACTAACGAAACAGCGCGCCGACCAGATGGGATGGAGATCGACAATGTCGATGATTGCGCCCACTTTCTCTCATGCTGCCTTGGACATGAGGCAAACGAGGCCGGCGGCGGACTGCCAATACGCCGGGATTTCCCGTCTGCGATCTATGGGGTCATCAGCGCCCGTCGATTGTTCAGCACACTGACCGAGGACGGATTGATCGAAACAATACTCGAAAAGGCAAATCACACGCAAACTGCGAACAAGCTTTCTCAACTCGCCGCCGGAGATTTGATCTTTTATTGGGATCCATCGGCGAATGCATATGGTCATTCCGCGATGTATCTCGCTGATGCAAAGAAACGAATTGCATGTCATACGCGATGCCGATGCGATCAAACCAACGAAACCGGCCAGGAATGGGATAGCGTCGCTATTACCAATGTCAGCTACACGCTAGCGCGAGTGCGTGACACGGCGCCTCTGGTTGCATAG